The following are from one region of the Methanomassiliicoccales archaeon LGM-DZ1 genome:
- a CDS encoding heavy metal translocating P-type ATPase: MTQKKEILRIGGMSCAACAVKIEESVKKVPGVSDAVANYGNNTATVTYEDGTDRSKIIGAIEKAGYTVIEGDAKAIAEADRKEAEYKKTNLIIAVVFAIPLSIYAMGPMFGASMPFRDDDPLVYACIQLVLCSVILIAGRRFFSRGIRGLMMLSPNMDSLICLGSGVGFLYGIYNTWLIWTGDTGAVEDLTFDSAGMIIAFISIGKYLEAVGKVKTNDAVSGLLKLEPQKATVIRDGKEEIIPLEELKAGDTVLVRPGESVPADGTVLEGESSVDESMLTGESVPVLKKAGDKVFGATVNGTGSLRFRADLVGKDTALYQIIGMIEGAQGTKAPIARIADRVSAVFVPAVIITAVCVCLLWLIAGGRSVSYSVTALISVLVIACPCALGLATPLAIIMGTGKGAKYGILFKSAATMEACGNIDTVVLDKTGTITEGHPETTDAVPAPGFDAKELLALAAAAESDSEHPIAAAVVRKAKAEGLEIPEHSGFESVTGNGVICTAGGRKVAVGGAGLMKSQGADVSALEDRFDELAGQAKTCVYVSADGKAAGIIAVADPVKETSRSAVASMKALGVEPVMITGDNRETALAVGREVGIEDVRYSALPKDKIDAVKQMQVEQRTVAMVGDGINDAPALTQANVGMAVGSGTDIAIGAADVVLMNPDLRNVPATFEIGRAVVRNIHQNLFLALIYNSICIPIAAGLLTVLGLGEFDHMPMLAAAAMACSSLSVTANALRLGRFRPRSLEDAGLTAPQPAA, translated from the coding sequence ATGACGCAGAAGAAGGAGATCCTCCGCATCGGAGGGATGTCTTGCGCGGCCTGCGCCGTCAAGATAGAGGAATCCGTCAAGAAGGTCCCGGGCGTCTCCGATGCGGTGGCCAATTACGGGAACAACACGGCCACCGTTACCTATGAAGACGGCACAGACCGTTCGAAGATAATCGGCGCCATAGAGAAGGCGGGATACACCGTCATCGAAGGGGATGCCAAGGCCATCGCCGAGGCGGACCGGAAGGAGGCCGAGTACAAGAAGACCAACCTGATTATCGCGGTCGTCTTCGCGATCCCCCTGAGCATATACGCCATGGGGCCGATGTTCGGCGCGAGCATGCCGTTCCGCGACGACGACCCGCTCGTGTACGCGTGCATACAGCTGGTCCTGTGCTCCGTCATCCTCATCGCCGGCCGCAGGTTCTTCAGCCGCGGCATCCGCGGGCTCATGATGCTGAGCCCCAACATGGACTCCCTCATATGCCTCGGGTCCGGCGTCGGGTTCCTTTACGGGATATACAACACCTGGCTCATTTGGACGGGCGATACAGGCGCCGTGGAGGACCTGACGTTCGACTCGGCAGGCATGATCATCGCGTTCATCTCGATAGGGAAGTACCTGGAGGCCGTCGGGAAGGTGAAGACCAACGACGCTGTGTCCGGGCTGCTGAAGCTCGAGCCCCAGAAGGCCACGGTGATAAGGGACGGGAAGGAGGAGATCATCCCCCTGGAGGAACTGAAGGCCGGGGACACGGTGCTCGTGAGGCCCGGGGAGTCCGTCCCTGCGGACGGAACCGTCCTGGAGGGAGAGTCGAGCGTGGACGAGTCCATGCTCACCGGAGAGTCGGTCCCCGTGCTCAAGAAGGCCGGCGACAAGGTCTTCGGGGCCACCGTCAACGGGACCGGGAGCCTCAGGTTCCGCGCCGACCTGGTCGGCAAGGACACTGCACTGTACCAGATCATCGGGATGATCGAGGGCGCCCAGGGCACCAAGGCCCCCATCGCGAGGATCGCCGACCGCGTATCGGCGGTGTTCGTGCCCGCGGTGATCATCACAGCGGTCTGCGTATGCCTCCTGTGGCTGATCGCCGGGGGCAGGAGCGTGTCGTACTCGGTCACCGCCCTCATCTCCGTGCTGGTCATAGCCTGCCCCTGCGCGCTCGGGCTGGCGACCCCCCTGGCCATCATCATGGGCACCGGGAAGGGCGCCAAGTACGGCATCCTGTTCAAGAGCGCCGCCACCATGGAGGCATGCGGGAACATCGACACCGTCGTGCTCGACAAGACCGGCACCATCACCGAGGGGCACCCCGAGACGACCGATGCCGTCCCGGCGCCCGGGTTCGATGCGAAGGAGCTGCTGGCACTTGCGGCGGCGGCCGAATCCGACTCGGAGCACCCCATCGCGGCCGCCGTGGTCCGGAAGGCCAAGGCCGAGGGGCTGGAGATCCCGGAGCACAGCGGGTTCGAGAGCGTCACCGGCAACGGGGTCATCTGCACCGCGGGCGGCAGGAAGGTGGCCGTCGGGGGCGCAGGCCTCATGAAGTCCCAGGGGGCAGACGTCTCCGCCCTGGAGGACCGCTTCGACGAGCTCGCCGGGCAGGCCAAGACCTGCGTTTACGTCTCCGCGGACGGAAAGGCCGCCGGCATCATAGCCGTGGCCGACCCGGTGAAGGAGACCTCCAGGTCCGCCGTCGCATCGATGAAGGCCCTGGGCGTGGAACCGGTCATGATCACCGGAGACAACCGCGAGACCGCTCTCGCCGTCGGCAGGGAAGTGGGGATAGAGGACGTCCGCTACTCCGCCCTGCCCAAGGACAAGATCGATGCCGTCAAGCAGATGCAGGTGGAGCAGAGGACGGTCGCCATGGTCGGGGACGGCATCAACGACGCCCCCGCGCTGACCCAGGCTAATGTGGGCATGGCGGTCGGCTCCGGCACGGACATCGCCATCGGCGCTGCGGACGTGGTCCTCATGAACCCCGACCTGCGGAACGTCCCGGCGACGTTCGAGATCGGACGCGCCGTGGTGAGGAACATCCACCAGAACCTCTTCCTGGCACTGATCTACAACTCGATCTGCATCCCCATCGCCGCCGGGCTCCTGACTGTCCTCGGGCTCGGGGAGTTCGACCACATGCCCATGCTGGCGGCCGCGGCCATGGCCTGCTCATCGCTCTCGGTGACGGCCAACGCGCTGAGGCTCGGCAGGTTCAGGCCGCGGTCCCTGGAGGATGCCGGGCTGACGGCCCCGCAGCCTGCCGCCTGA
- a CDS encoding diphthine--ammonia ligase, whose amino-acid sequence MRLASLFSGGKDSAFSLYLAEQRGHEVPYLVNVVPDDRASWLFHTPNLGCVPAMAEAMGKELVIGHSSGEEGSDMEGLRKALEGLDVDGVVSGAVWSDYQWDRMNIVCGDLGLKFIAPMWRKDQDMLLGQLIDAGIEAVIVGCYAEGFDESWLGRPIDRAAVEDLKKLRAKYGISIMGEGGEYESMALYSPPYSHRLRIVSSEKEWKHGSGMLRVNEIV is encoded by the coding sequence ATGAGGCTGGCATCCCTCTTCTCGGGCGGCAAGGATTCCGCGTTCTCGCTCTATCTGGCGGAGCAGAGGGGCCATGAGGTCCCCTACCTGGTGAACGTCGTCCCTGACGACCGTGCTTCCTGGCTCTTCCACACCCCCAACCTGGGGTGCGTCCCCGCCATGGCCGAGGCCATGGGGAAGGAGCTGGTCATAGGGCATTCCTCGGGAGAGGAAGGCAGCGACATGGAGGGCCTCCGCAAGGCGCTCGAGGGCCTCGATGTGGACGGCGTCGTCTCGGGTGCGGTCTGGTCGGACTATCAGTGGGACCGGATGAACATCGTCTGCGGGGACCTCGGCCTGAAGTTCATTGCTCCGATGTGGAGAAAGGACCAGGACATGCTGCTCGGCCAGTTGATCGATGCGGGGATAGAGGCCGTCATCGTCGGATGCTATGCAGAGGGATTCGACGAATCCTGGCTGGGGAGGCCGATCGACCGCGCTGCGGTCGAGGATCTGAAGAAGCTCCGCGCGAAGTACGGCATCAGCATCATGGGCGAAGGCGGGGAATATGAGTCGATGGCGCTGTATTCGCCGCCGTACTCGCACCGGCTGAGGATCGTTTCGTCCGAGAAGGAATGGAAGCACGGGTCTGGAATGCTCAGAGTGAATGAGATCGTCTGA
- the rpiA gene encoding ribose 5-phosphate isomerase A, protein MPDLSNLKKAAAEKAVDSYVEDGMTVGLGTGSTAYFAILRVGELVAQGYKLRCVATSQQTEDIARQHGIEIADIDSVDSIDVTIDGADEIDPHLNLIKGLGGALLREKIVAAATVAEVIVADETKLVEKLGTKAPLPVEVCRFGHGKTSYGLARNGCQPTLRMKDGEPFVSDGGNYIYDCRFPDGIEKPYFMQSAIDTIPGVVECGLFLNCAVSAVIAHSDGTIEERKA, encoded by the coding sequence ATGCCGGACCTGAGCAATCTGAAGAAAGCGGCCGCCGAAAAAGCTGTGGACAGTTACGTGGAAGACGGGATGACCGTCGGCCTCGGGACCGGCAGCACGGCCTACTTCGCCATCCTCAGGGTCGGAGAGCTGGTGGCCCAGGGCTACAAGCTCAGATGTGTGGCAACCTCGCAGCAGACCGAGGATATAGCCAGGCAGCACGGCATCGAAATCGCCGACATAGACAGCGTCGACAGCATCGATGTCACCATCGACGGGGCCGACGAGATCGACCCGCACCTCAACCTCATCAAGGGCCTGGGCGGGGCGCTCCTCCGCGAGAAGATCGTTGCCGCGGCCACGGTCGCCGAGGTCATCGTCGCCGACGAGACCAAGCTCGTCGAGAAACTGGGCACCAAGGCGCCCCTCCCCGTCGAGGTCTGCAGGTTCGGCCACGGGAAGACCTCGTACGGGCTCGCCAGGAACGGCTGCCAGCCGACTCTGAGGATGAAGGACGGCGAGCCGTTCGTCTCCGACGGCGGGAACTACATCTACGACTGCAGGTTCCCCGACGGCATCGAGAAGCCGTACTTCATGCAGTCCGCGATCGACACCATCCCCGGGGTGGTGGAGTGCGGGCTGTTCCTCAATTGCGCCGTGTCGGCCGTCATCGCCCATTCGGACGGGACGATAGAAGAGAGGAAGGCCTGA
- a CDS encoding DUF488 family protein translates to MFPEGSIVSMNHQLRAVRVYDLKPDTEGFRILVDRLWPRGKRKEDLGQFEWAKDIAPSNELRKWFGHDPGRFEEFTRRYREELDGNPQAGTFSDEVRENLKSGDVLLLFGAKDKEQNQAVVLKAWLEERLGTE, encoded by the coding sequence ATGTTCCCCGAGGGGTCGATCGTGAGTATGAATCATCAGCTCAGGGCTGTGCGGGTCTACGATCTGAAGCCGGATACGGAAGGATTCCGGATTCTGGTCGACAGGCTTTGGCCCAGAGGCAAGCGCAAGGAAGATCTTGGGCAGTTCGAGTGGGCGAAGGACATTGCCCCGTCGAACGAGCTCAGGAAATGGTTCGGGCACGACCCCGGCCGTTTTGAGGAATTTACCCGGAGATACCGGGAGGAATTGGACGGGAATCCCCAGGCTGGCACATTCTCGGATGAGGTCAGAGAGAATCTGAAGAGCGGGGATGTTCTCCTGCTGTTCGGAGCGAAAGACAAGGAGCAGAACCAGGCCGTCGTCCTGAAGGCTTGGTTAGAGGAAAGGCTCGGAACGGAATGA
- a CDS encoding 50S ribosomal protein L44e — protein sequence MKMPRTIKTYCPYCGTHTMHAVERVKKKKASELKWGQRRFREVTSGYGGFPRPKPEGREKPTKRINLRYRCENCKKAHLTACIRAKKFELTE from the coding sequence ATGAAGATGCCTAGGACGATCAAAACCTACTGCCCCTACTGCGGCACCCACACCATGCACGCGGTCGAGAGGGTCAAGAAGAAGAAGGCAAGCGAGCTCAAATGGGGACAGAGGAGATTCAGGGAGGTCACCTCTGGTTACGGAGGTTTCCCGAGGCCTAAGCCCGAGGGAAGGGAGAAGCCTACCAAGAGGATCAACCTCAGGTACAGGTGCGAGAACTGCAAGAAGGCCCATCTTACCGCATGCATCAGGGCCAAGAAGTTCGAACTCACCGAGTGA
- a CDS encoding 30S ribosomal protein S27e, whose amino-acid sequence MAGNFVKVKCPDCGAEQIVFKKAATKVLCSMCGSVLVTPKGGDGEISGEVLEVVG is encoded by the coding sequence ATGGCAGGAAACTTCGTCAAAGTAAAGTGCCCGGACTGCGGCGCCGAGCAGATCGTCTTCAAGAAGGCAGCCACCAAGGTCCTCTGCAGCATGTGCGGATCCGTCCTCGTCACCCCCAAGGGCGGCGACGGCGAGATCTCCGGAGAGGTCCTTGAGGTGGTCGGCTGA
- a CDS encoding translation initiation factor IF-2 subunit alpha, which translates to MSRASGFPDNGELVVCTVTSVKNFGAFVTLDEYDDKEGFIHVRDVATGWVKYIKDYVKEGQKIVCKVLGVDSQKGHIDLSLKSVNDHQKRERIQQWKNEKKAAKLLEIVAERLSIDLPTAYKDFGNTLMDEYGSLYDAFEAVVAQPQEFSDYFNGYWVEKFVEVAKENITPPAVEIDGVLEMTSNAPNGAILIKDALLEGLKAADGADAKITSVGSPRYRIVVTAPEYKEAEEIMKRVSKAAIDSLVKNGGSAVLKRESK; encoded by the coding sequence ATGTCCCGTGCCAGTGGCTTCCCCGACAACGGCGAACTCGTAGTCTGCACCGTGACCTCGGTGAAGAACTTCGGCGCATTCGTCACGCTGGACGAATACGACGACAAAGAAGGGTTCATCCATGTGAGGGATGTGGCCACCGGCTGGGTAAAGTACATCAAAGACTACGTCAAGGAAGGGCAGAAAATAGTCTGCAAGGTCCTGGGCGTGGACTCCCAGAAAGGCCATATCGACCTTTCTCTGAAGTCCGTCAACGATCACCAGAAGAGGGAACGTATCCAGCAGTGGAAGAACGAGAAGAAGGCAGCGAAGCTCCTCGAGATTGTTGCCGAGAGGCTCTCGATCGACCTGCCGACGGCCTACAAGGACTTCGGCAACACACTGATGGACGAATACGGTTCCCTCTACGATGCCTTCGAAGCCGTAGTGGCCCAGCCTCAGGAATTCTCCGATTACTTCAATGGGTACTGGGTCGAGAAGTTCGTAGAGGTGGCGAAAGAGAACATCACTCCGCCCGCTGTCGAGATCGACGGCGTGCTCGAGATGACCTCCAACGCCCCCAACGGTGCGATCCTCATCAAGGATGCTCTCCTGGAGGGCCTCAAGGCCGCGGACGGCGCCGACGCCAAGATCACCAGCGTCGGGTCCCCCCGCTACAGGATCGTCGTCACGGCACCTGAGTACAAAGAGGCCGAGGAGATAATGAAGCGCGTCTCCAAGGCCGCTATCGACAGCCTCGTGAAGAACGGCGGTTCCGCCGTCCTCAAGCGCGAGAGCAAGTGA
- a CDS encoding RNA-protein complex protein Nop10, with translation MGSRIRRCPACGRYTLSDSCPKCGRATVCPVPPRFSPDDRYGRYRRETLKEEFGADGKYHKI, from the coding sequence ATGGGCTCGCGGATCCGCAGGTGCCCCGCATGCGGGCGCTACACTTTATCGGATTCGTGCCCTAAATGCGGCAGGGCCACTGTCTGCCCCGTGCCGCCGCGCTTCTCCCCCGATGACCGCTACGGCAGATACCGCCGCGAGACCCTGAAAGAGGAGTTCGGTGCCGATGGAAAGTATCATAAGATTTGA
- a CDS encoding proteasome assembly chaperone family protein, translated as MESIIRFDSKPVLRDPILIEALPGIGNVGKIAGDFLADTLKATGFARIYSMNFPAQVVPDEDCVVSMACNELWHAKLPDGRDAVFLRGGYQASSPEGQFVLAQDVTDIIMPYGPSLVVTLGGYGTGLMADVPHVYGAVTRKELKPDLEKAGTVFNPGQPQAGIIGAAGLLLGFAQMNGVDGFCLMGETSGYFEDHKSALAVVKVLLSYFSIADADTKGLEEKAKKIDELSEQVKAAGSADSSRDDLGYIG; from the coding sequence ATGGAAAGTATCATAAGATTTGACAGCAAGCCGGTCCTCAGGGACCCGATACTCATTGAGGCCCTCCCGGGCATCGGGAATGTCGGGAAGATCGCCGGGGATTTCCTGGCCGACACCCTCAAAGCGACCGGGTTCGCGAGGATATATTCCATGAATTTCCCGGCACAGGTCGTCCCTGACGAGGACTGCGTCGTGTCGATGGCATGCAACGAGCTGTGGCATGCCAAACTCCCTGACGGAAGGGACGCCGTGTTCCTGCGCGGCGGATATCAGGCGAGCAGCCCCGAGGGACAGTTCGTTCTGGCCCAGGACGTGACGGACATCATCATGCCTTACGGGCCCTCGCTCGTCGTCACCCTCGGCGGCTACGGCACCGGCCTCATGGCCGACGTCCCCCACGTATACGGGGCCGTCACCCGCAAAGAGCTCAAACCTGATCTGGAGAAGGCCGGCACCGTCTTCAACCCCGGACAGCCTCAGGCCGGTATCATCGGCGCCGCAGGGCTGCTCCTGGGATTCGCGCAGATGAACGGCGTGGACGGATTCTGCCTCATGGGCGAAACCTCCGGATACTTCGAAGACCACAAGAGCGCCCTCGCGGTTGTCAAGGTCCTGCTCTCGTACTTCAGCATCGCAGATGCCGACACGAAGGGGCTCGAGGAGAAGGCCAAGAAGATCGATGAGCTCTCGGAGCAGGTCAAGGCCGCGGGAAGCGCCGACAGCAGCAGGGACGATCTCGGCTACATCGGGTGA
- a CDS encoding manganese efflux pump MntP family protein yields MEAIAVLLLAFGLAMDAFAVSVCKGLAIGRSSVRAGIIVGAWFGFFQFLMPVIGYYIGDAFSGAIEDYDHWVAFALLVFIGANMVRESRSGESEDVGAGLGFAAMLFFAIATSIDALASGISLAMVEDSIWAPAIVIGAVTFAMSFIGTYVGCRVSGRLGPAAELIGGIILILIGISVPLEHLGYL; encoded by the coding sequence GTGGAAGCGATCGCAGTTCTCCTGCTGGCATTCGGCCTGGCCATGGATGCATTCGCAGTATCCGTCTGCAAAGGTCTGGCCATAGGCAGGTCCTCGGTCCGCGCCGGGATCATAGTCGGCGCATGGTTCGGGTTCTTCCAGTTCCTGATGCCGGTGATCGGGTACTACATCGGCGATGCCTTCAGCGGGGCGATTGAGGATTACGACCACTGGGTCGCGTTCGCGCTGCTCGTCTTCATCGGCGCCAACATGGTCCGCGAATCCCGTTCCGGAGAATCCGAGGATGTGGGCGCAGGGCTTGGGTTCGCAGCCATGCTGTTCTTCGCGATAGCCACCAGCATTGACGCTCTCGCTTCCGGCATATCGCTCGCGATGGTGGAGGATTCGATCTGGGCCCCTGCGATCGTCATCGGCGCAGTCACATTCGCCATGTCATTCATCGGGACCTACGTCGGGTGCAGGGTCAGCGGCCGCCTCGGTCCGGCCGCAGAGCTCATCGGCGGGATAATCCTCATACTGATCGGGATCTCCGTCCCCCTCGAGCATCTGGGATATCTCTGA
- a CDS encoding DUF6293 family protein: MRCAVLACVAFETVKVVRPAAFYGADEVHLFHYSRSSGDIYGKFYSEVVRLLKAEVPGARIVEHSKDPVYDFPAMLRALLDCISKAEAEGCERVLVNASSGPAQFTAAAVVASFMTGARAFTVGTKEYTVPEKDIENLYFRDGSPVGLSGKIYDPRLITNFPIKMPDENLVRALRVYRDMRNAMLPVSASNVIAALKEEGLWNYSADRGSCRTSEFQKEAMYYQRHFIDEWKSRGWVSKKGRNSKYDLTEDGRNIVDTFYNKPRCRRRCLCAVMRF; the protein is encoded by the coding sequence TTGAGGTGCGCTGTCCTGGCATGTGTGGCTTTCGAGACCGTCAAGGTGGTCCGCCCCGCTGCTTTCTACGGTGCGGACGAGGTGCATCTGTTCCATTACAGCCGCAGCAGCGGCGACATCTACGGTAAGTTCTATTCCGAGGTGGTCAGGCTTCTGAAGGCCGAGGTCCCCGGCGCCCGCATCGTGGAGCATTCGAAGGACCCGGTGTACGACTTCCCGGCCATGCTCAGGGCCCTTCTGGACTGCATATCCAAGGCCGAGGCCGAGGGATGCGAGAGAGTGCTTGTGAACGCCTCATCGGGCCCGGCCCAGTTCACCGCCGCGGCGGTGGTGGCATCCTTCATGACGGGCGCCCGTGCGTTCACTGTCGGCACCAAGGAGTACACAGTCCCGGAGAAGGACATCGAGAACCTCTATTTCCGCGACGGATCGCCGGTAGGCCTGTCCGGTAAGATCTACGACCCGCGCCTCATAACGAATTTCCCCATCAAGATGCCGGATGAGAACCTCGTCCGCGCCCTCAGAGTGTACCGCGATATGCGCAATGCCATGCTCCCGGTGAGCGCGTCCAATGTGATCGCGGCCCTCAAGGAGGAGGGCCTCTGGAACTACTCTGCGGACCGCGGCTCCTGCAGGACATCGGAGTTCCAGAAGGAAGCGATGTACTATCAGCGCCATTTCATCGATGAATGGAAGTCAAGGGGCTGGGTATCGAAGAAGGGCCGCAACTCCAAGTACGATCTCACAGAGGACGGCCGGAACATCGTCGACACGTTCTACAACAAACCCCGATGCCGGCGCCGATGCCTCTGCGCGGTGATGCGGTTTTAA
- a CDS encoding 4Fe-4S binding protein produces the protein MLRNVVRIDPEKCTGCGACAEACEEGAIRMVDGKAVVADESCCDGLGACLPACPAGAISIEAREAVPFGVPMVAGTRGGGPRRVEGLALSQWPVQLRLVPAGAPFFDGKELLVAADCTAYAMPGFQERFEKGRAVAIGCPKLDPPDCWRKLADIIGGHDIRRVIVTRMTVPCCGDIVRAVKDAVSASGKDVDIEVVTIGPDGKVSI, from the coding sequence ATGCTCAGGAATGTCGTCAGGATAGATCCGGAGAAATGCACTGGATGCGGGGCCTGCGCCGAGGCCTGCGAAGAGGGTGCGATACGCATGGTGGACGGAAAGGCCGTGGTGGCCGACGAATCCTGCTGCGACGGCCTCGGAGCGTGCCTTCCCGCATGCCCTGCGGGCGCCATAAGCATAGAGGCCCGCGAGGCGGTGCCGTTCGGCGTCCCGATGGTGGCCGGCACCCGCGGCGGAGGCCCCCGCAGGGTCGAGGGGCTCGCGCTTTCGCAGTGGCCCGTCCAGCTGAGGCTGGTGCCGGCGGGCGCCCCGTTCTTCGACGGGAAGGAGCTCCTCGTGGCCGCAGACTGCACCGCATACGCGATGCCCGGCTTCCAGGAGAGGTTCGAGAAGGGGCGGGCCGTGGCGATCGGATGCCCCAAGCTCGACCCGCCTGACTGCTGGCGGAAGCTGGCCGACATCATCGGCGGGCATGACATCCGCCGCGTGATCGTGACCAGGATGACCGTCCCCTGCTGCGGCGACATCGTCCGCGCCGTGAAGGATGCCGTCAGTGCCAGCGGGAAGGATGTGGATATCGAGGTCGTCACCATCGGCCCCGACGGAAAGGTGAGCATATGA
- a CDS encoding DapH/DapD/GlmU-related protein: MKGETILDRMRKGQPIGRSDPEIAVLDEALDEGDRLRTEYNSSGLTRSERKALLEKILHAPVKGETKVVPPFHFDFGFNIRLGKDDIINYDVVMLDDAEIDIGDNVLIGPGAKLVTASHPLDAETRRENPFMSYAQPIRICDNVWIGAGAIILPRITVGEGAVVGAGAVVTKDVEPGTVVAGSPARVIRKL; the protein is encoded by the coding sequence ATGAAGGGAGAGACGATATTGGACAGAATGAGGAAGGGCCAGCCGATCGGACGCAGCGATCCGGAGATCGCGGTGCTCGACGAGGCCCTGGACGAAGGGGACAGGCTCCGCACAGAATACAATTCATCAGGCCTGACCCGCAGCGAGAGGAAGGCGCTGCTAGAGAAGATCCTGCATGCGCCCGTGAAGGGGGAGACCAAGGTCGTGCCGCCGTTCCATTTCGACTTCGGGTTCAACATCCGCCTCGGGAAGGACGACATAATCAACTACGACGTGGTCATGCTGGATGATGCCGAGATCGACATCGGGGACAACGTCCTGATAGGGCCGGGCGCGAAGCTCGTGACCGCATCGCATCCGCTGGACGCCGAGACCAGGAGGGAGAACCCGTTCATGTCGTACGCCCAGCCCATCAGGATCTGCGACAACGTATGGATCGGTGCGGGCGCGATAATCCTCCCGAGGATAACCGTCGGGGAAGGCGCCGTGGTCGGGGCCGGAGCGGTGGTCACCAAGGATGTGGAGCCCGGCACAGTGGTGGCAGGAAGCCCTGCGAGGGTGATCAGGAAGCTTTGA
- a CDS encoding TetR family transcriptional regulator → MNGSAAEEAICLAFRRLLAEIPYDKVTVSAIAEASGLSRQTFYYHFGSVFGIVRRLCIGQGSQDWREDIAGAFRAASE, encoded by the coding sequence ATGAACGGAAGCGCCGCCGAGGAAGCGATCTGCCTGGCGTTCAGAAGGCTTCTGGCGGAGATTCCCTACGATAAGGTCACAGTCTCGGCGATAGCCGAGGCCAGCGGCCTCTCCCGCCAGACTTTCTACTATCATTTCGGGAGCGTGTTCGGGATCGTCCGCCGGCTCTGCATCGGGCAGGGCAGCCAAGATTGGAGGGAGGATATCGCCGGGGCGTTCAGGGCCGCCTCCGAATAG